Proteins encoded together in one Salvelinus fontinalis isolate EN_2023a chromosome 6, ASM2944872v1, whole genome shotgun sequence window:
- the LOC129857541 gene encoding tropomodulin-4-like produces the protein MSKSDPRDIDEDAILKGMSPEEIEALECELLEMDPENAILPAGYRQRDQTKKSSTGAFDRDALLDHLEKTALEHEDRDDLVPFTGEKKGRAFVPKEGHGKIPDHEQITLEPELEEALKNATDAEMCDIAAILGMYTLMSNKQYYDALGTTGTIANTEGINSVVKPDAFKIFPDEPPNPTNVEETLQQIQNNDSSLFDVNLNNIKDIPIPTLKEIFEAMKGNTHVEYLSIAATRSNDPVAYAVAEMLQENTTLQSLNIESNFITCEGMNAIVKAMANNTTLTEIKIDNQRQKLGDSCEMEIATMLENNSSIVKIGYHFTQQGPRARAAIAITKNNDMIRQQRVR, from the exons ATGTCAAAAAGCGACCCACGGGACATCGACGAGGATGCCATCCTCAAAGGGATGAGCCCTGAGGAGATAGAGGCGCTGGAGTGTGAGCTGCTGGAGATGGACCCCGAG AATGCCATCCTGCCAGCCGGGTACCGCCAGCGTGACCAGACCAAGAAGAGCTCAACGGGGGCGTTTGACCGTGACGCCCTGCTGGATCACTTAGAGAAAACAGCTCTGGAGCACGAGGACAGAGACGACCTGGTGCCCTTTACTGGCGAGAAGAAAG gGAGAGCGTTTGTTCCTAAGGAGGGCCATGGAAAGATCCCCGACCATGAGCAGATCACCCTGGAGCCTGAGCTGGAGGAGGCTCTGAAGAATGCCACAGACGCTGAGATGTGTGACATCGCAG CTATTCTGGGAATGTACACACTGATGAGCAACAAGCAGTACTACGACGCCTTGGGCACCACTGGTACCATCGCCAACACAGAGGGCATCAACA GTGTGGTAAAGCCAGATGCATTCAAGATCTTCCCAGACGAGCCCCCCAACCCCACAAACGTGGAGGAGACCCTTCAGCAGATCCAGAATAACGACAGCAGCCTGTTTGATGTCAACCTCAACAACATCAAG GACATTCCCATCCCAACGCTGAAAGAGATCTTTGAGGCGATGAAGGGCAACACTCACGTGGAGTATCTGAGCATTGCTGCTACCCGTAGCAACGACCCCGTGGCCTAT GCTGTTGCTGAGATGCTCCAGGAGAACACCACTCTGCAGAGTCTTAACATCGAGTCCAACTTCATCACGTGCGAGGGCATGAATGCCATCGTCAAGGCCATGGCCAACAACACCACACTGACCGAGATCAAGATtgacaaccag AGACAGAAACTGGGGGACTCCTGTGAGATGGAGATTGCCACCATGTTGGAGAACAACTCCAGCATCGTAAAGATCGGCTACCACTTCACCCAGCAGGGGCCTCGGGCTAGAGCAGCCATCGCCATCACCAAGAACAATGACATGA TTCGTCAACAGAGAGTAAGATGA
- the scnm1 gene encoding sodium channel modifier 1 isoform X2, with product MKNGRYTCLVCSYRPVFDTVDILTVHRKGKRHLEGMKWFYGKKTQLKNEISKRKHENYVQAEDSQQEPSSSAPLLTQTRKLTHHALLKTVPYNSCHKKTSTKSEKGSTSSIPDCDISPSSTRLSSPHQTSVETIKDTDIMSLPSSNSHTAVNQGSCSIGRNNDVCKESQPTATQESEPMTAQRRREMEHYLKLKSAGWLQDRSGQWVKDENVEFDSDEEEPSLLPSSPPTDSTEG from the exons ATGAAAAATGGAAG ATACACCTGCCTTGTGTGTTCATACCGCCCTGTTTTTGATACAGTTGACATACTGACAGTACACAGAAAGGGGAAAAGACATCTCGAAG GGATGAAGTGGTTTTATGGAAAGAAAACTCAACTGAAAAATGAGATATCTAAACGAAAACATGAAAACTATGTTCAAGCTGAAGATAGCCAACAG GAACCCTCTAGTTCTGCCCCCCTGTTGACACAGACACGTAAACTCACCCACCACGCCTTACTGAAGACTGTGCCATACAACAGTTGTCACAAAAAGACCAG TACAAAGTCTGAAAAAGGATCAACTAGTTCCATTCCAGACTGTGACATCAGTCCCTCCAGCACAAGACTATCATCACCACATCAAACGTCAGTGGAGACGATAAAAGATACAGACATAATGTCCTTACCCAGTTCCAACAGTCATACAGCAG TCAATCAGGGATCGTGTTCAATCGGGAGAAATAATGACGTGTGTAAGGAGTCTCAGCCAACAGCGACCCAGGAGTCGGAACCTATGACAGCtcaaagaaggagagagatggagcattACCTTAAATTGAAAAG TGCGGGATGGCTGCAGGACAGGAGTGGCCAGTGGGTAAAGGATGAGAATGTGGAGTTTGATTCAGATGAAGAGGAACCCTCATTgctcccatcctctccccccaCTGACTCAACAGAGGGCTGA
- the scnm1 gene encoding sodium channel modifier 1 isoform X1 — MSFKRDGNDQSQLNILKKRRVADLLSNFIPEDEAALMKNGRYTCLVCSYRPVFDTVDILTVHRKGKRHLEGMKWFYGKKTQLKNEISKRKHENYVQAEDSQQEPSSSAPLLTQTRKLTHHALLKTVPYNSCHKKTSTKSEKGSTSSIPDCDISPSSTRLSSPHQTSVETIKDTDIMSLPSSNSHTAVNQGSCSIGRNNDVCKESQPTATQESEPMTAQRRREMEHYLKLKSAGWLQDRSGQWVKDENVEFDSDEEEPSLLPSSPPTDSTEG, encoded by the exons ATGTCGTTTAAAAGAGATGGCAATGATCAGAGTCAATTGAATATCCTCAAG AAACGGCGTGTTGCAGATCTCCTGTCCAATTTCATTCCAGAGGATGAGGCAGCCTTGATGAAAAATGGAAG ATACACCTGCCTTGTGTGTTCATACCGCCCTGTTTTTGATACAGTTGACATACTGACAGTACACAGAAAGGGGAAAAGACATCTCGAAG GGATGAAGTGGTTTTATGGAAAGAAAACTCAACTGAAAAATGAGATATCTAAACGAAAACATGAAAACTATGTTCAAGCTGAAGATAGCCAACAG GAACCCTCTAGTTCTGCCCCCCTGTTGACACAGACACGTAAACTCACCCACCACGCCTTACTGAAGACTGTGCCATACAACAGTTGTCACAAAAAGACCAG TACAAAGTCTGAAAAAGGATCAACTAGTTCCATTCCAGACTGTGACATCAGTCCCTCCAGCACAAGACTATCATCACCACATCAAACGTCAGTGGAGACGATAAAAGATACAGACATAATGTCCTTACCCAGTTCCAACAGTCATACAGCAG TCAATCAGGGATCGTGTTCAATCGGGAGAAATAATGACGTGTGTAAGGAGTCTCAGCCAACAGCGACCCAGGAGTCGGAACCTATGACAGCtcaaagaaggagagagatggagcattACCTTAAATTGAAAAG TGCGGGATGGCTGCAGGACAGGAGTGGCCAGTGGGTAAAGGATGAGAATGTGGAGTTTGATTCAGATGAAGAGGAACCCTCATTgctcccatcctctccccccaCTGACTCAACAGAGGGCTGA
- the lysmd1 gene encoding lysM and putative peptidoglycan-binding domain-containing protein 1, with protein MFHGERAPLSTSGGGLLRGNRTRSYGSLVQSNLSPVRQRRIEHQVQPRETLQGLALKYGVSMEQIKRANRLYTNDSIFIKKSLSIPVLSDYNSDAYSGVDVTEEDSGQVQDSTSEEGSTQNGKPVNNSEKTQEGISELSPMNFLKRMDRMISQSKQAVKRCQEGEKRLTSLEAACTSKTTDRRFTRSNSATVVTSPRMHQQAILGAVPLTITKCTKKLREREDEIFEL; from the exons ATGTTCCACGGGGAACGGGCTCCTCTTTCAACCAGCGGAGGCGGTCTACTCCGCGGTAACCGCACGAGGTCATATGGCAGTCTTGTACAATCCAACCTTTCTCCGGTACGACAAAGACGAATTGAACACCAGGTTCAACCAAGAGAGACGTTGCAAGGACTCGCGTTGAAATATGGAGTATCT ATGGAACAAATCAAAAGAGCAAATAGACTGTACACGAATGACTCAATATTCATAAAGAAGTCTCTTTCCATACCTGTGCTGTCAGACTACAACAGTGATGCTTATAGTGGGGTAGATGTCACTGAGGAGGACTCAGGCCAGGTACAGGACAGTACAAGTGAAGAAGGCTCTACTCAAAATGGGAAGCCAGTGAACAACTCTGAAAAGACGCAAGAAGGCATATCAGAACTTTCTCCAATGAATTTCTTAAAAAGGATGGATCGTATGATCAGCCAGTCCAAGCAAGCTGTGAAAAGATGCCAAGAGGGAGAAAAACG ATTGACGTCTTTGGAAGCAGCTTGTACCAGTAAGACAACAGACCGTCGATTTACAAGGTCAAACAGTGCCACGGTCGTCACCTCTCCCAGAATGCATCAGCAAGCCATACTTGGTGCAGTGCCCCTCACCATCACCAAATGCACCAAGaaactgagagaaagagaggatgagaTCTTTGAGTTGTGA